From Alloacidobacterium dinghuense:
CCCCGCTCGTGGCACGCGCAGCCGCTTTTAGCTGAAGCACATCATCGATTGCGGGAATATCTGAGCGGCGCGATTGTTTCGCGGATTCGCGGGCGATGCGGCGCCATCGCTCAACCCGGTTCTGCGCCGATTGCGCGAGATGCTTTTCGCTGCGGCGCGCGATGATGGGAACAATCCGCTCGACTCCCAGCTCCGTTCCTTTTTCGATGGCCCATTCGAGACGATCGAACTTGAAGATGGAGAGCAGCAGGGTAATCGGAAGCGCCGGGTCGGCCTGAACTTCGGCAACCAGATTGAAGCGGACGGAGTCGCCGGAAATTCCGGCAATAATTCCATGCCATACGCGGTCGCCGGCAACGATGTCGTACTCCGTCCCGGTCTGCGCGCGAAGCACGCGG
This genomic window contains:
- a CDS encoding 16S rRNA (uracil(1498)-N(3))-methyltransferase; this translates as MTRRRWIADSWDESTASLTGEQASHLIRVLRAQTGTEYDIVAGDRVWHGIIAGISGDSVRFNLVAEVQADPALPITLLLSIFKFDRLEWAIEKGTELGVERIVPIIARRSEKHLAQSAQNRVERWRRIARESAKQSRRSDIPAIDDVLQLKAAARATSGATRLLLAEQERSMTLRRAIDEAVKSAGEEMPSIHLAVGPEGGWAAEEEALFDAEGWKSVSLGPRILRAETAAITATAVVAALLE